In Lutra lutra chromosome 5, mLutLut1.2, whole genome shotgun sequence, a single genomic region encodes these proteins:
- the GZMA gene encoding granzyme A, giving the protein MRISCMFLASSFSIAVFLLLIPGDFCVEIIGGNQVTPHSRPYMVLLKGKKICAGALVAKDWVLTAAHCVLNKNSQVILGAHSITKRESEKQIMSIKKEFPYPCFDPHTHEGDLKLLQLNKKAKINKNVSILPLPKNGDDVKPGTTCRVAGWGSIHNNSSQSDTLREVNITVINRRICNDEKHYNYNPVIGLNMICVGSLKGGKDSCNGDSGSPLICEGSFRGITAFGLPGKCGDPRGPGVYTLLSQKHLNWTIATMKGFV; this is encoded by the exons ATGAGGATCTCCTGTATGTTTCTGGCATCCTCTTTCTCAATTGCCGTTTTTCTCCTGCTGATTCCTGGAG atttcTGTGTAGAAATTATTGGAGGAAATCAAGTGACTCCTCATTCAAGACCCTACATGGTgctacttaaaggaaaaaaaatctgtgctggGGCTCTGGTTGCAAAAGACTGGGTATTGACTGCAGCTCACTGTGTTCT GAACAAAAATTCCCAGGTCATTCTTGGAGCCCACTCAATAACCAAGAGGGAGTCAGAAAAACAGATAATGTCTATTAAGAAAGAGTTTCCTTATCCGTGCTTTGACCCGCACACACATGAGGGGGATCTGAAACTTTTACAG ctgaacaaaaaagcaaaaattaataaaaatgtgagtATCCTCCCTCTCCCTAAGAACGGGGATGATGTCAAACCAGGAACCACGTGTCGAGTTGCAGGCTGGGGAAGCATTCACAATAACTCCTCTCAGTCTGACACCCTCAGAGAAGTCAATATCACCGTCATAAATCGAAGAATCTGCAATGATGAAAAGCACTATAATTATAATCCTGTGATTGGACTGAATATGATCTGTGTTGGCAGCCTCAAAGGTGGAAAAGACTCGTGCAAT GGAGATTCTGGAAGTCCTTTGATATGTGAGGGTAGTTTTAGAGGCATTACTGCCTTTGGCCTTCCAGGAAAATGTGGAGACCCTCGAGGACCTGGCGTCTATACTCTTCTCTCACAGAAGCATCTCAACTGGACAATTGCGACTATGAAAGGGTTTGTTTAG